TTTCCTTGGATATCACACAGCAAATTATAAACTATTTGCGTTTGTCGTTGCGGCTATGCTCGCAGGATTAGCGGGTGCCTTGTATGTACCTCAGGTTGGTATCATCAATCCTGGTGAATTTTCTCCACTAAATTCAATTGAGATCGTTATCTGGGTTGCTGTAGGGGGAAGAGGTACCCTCTATGGTGCTGCCTTGGAGCAATCGTCGTTAATTTAGCAAAAACCTGGTTTACCGGAGCAATGCCCGAGCTTTGGCTGTTTGTTCTTGGTGGAATGTTTGTTTGTGTAACTGTTTTGTTGCCTAAGGGCATCGTGGGCATTCAATTTTATCGAGACAAACTTTTTCAACACAGACTGAAGACTCCTCTCAAACCTTCAGGTTCAGAGGCACGTTTGTCAACCAGCCTGTTCTCGTCCACGGAGAAAAATTCTCAATGAAAGTATCCTCTATCTAGATGGTGTAACCGTCACCTTTGATGGCTTTCGGGCATTGAATAATTTATCGATCCTACTAGAACACGGAGAATTACAGCCGATCATCGGACCAAACGGAGCAGGAAAAACTACGATGATGGATGAGATAACTGGCAAAATCTGCCTTGATCAAGGAGACGTCTTCTACCACAACCAAACGATCAATCTAGCGACATTGGATGAAAGTGAAATCGCCCAGCTTGGCATTGTCAGAAAGTTCCAAAAACCAACCGTTTTTGAGCAGCAAAGTGTCTCTGACAATCTTTACTTGGCTCTCAAGGCAAACAGAGGAATCTGGGCTGCTTTGTCATTCAAAACTTCAAGAACACTTCAAGAGCTTGTGGAACAGGTGCTCATGAGAATTCGCTTAATTGAACGTCAGCATGATCCAGCAGGCTCCCTCTCGCACGGTCAAAAGCAGTGGTTAGAAATTGGAATGCTGCTTGTTCAGGACGCTCAACTACTGCTAGTTGATGAACCAGTTGCTGGGATGACCGATGCAGAAACGGAACAGACTGCTGAATTACTTCAGGAAATTTCTGGTACTAAGTCCGTGATGGTGGTGGAACACGATATGGAATTTGTCAGGGCTCTGGATTGTAAAGTTTCGGTCTTACATGAAGGAAGTGTTCTGGCCGAAGGGACTCACTTAGAAGTACAGTCCAATGCTACCGTGATCGAAGTCTACCTCGGGAGGTAATATGTTACAGATGGAGCAAGCTGATCTTTACTACGGAGCGAGCCAAACACTCCGAAAGGTTAACCTGAGGGCGGCGATTGGCAGTGTAACCTTTCTTCTCAGAAGAAATGGCGTCGGCAAAACCTCTTTGCTTCGAGCCATTGTTGGCCAGCAACCACTCCGTGAAGGTTCCATTCATTGGGCAGGAAAAGATATTACAAACTGGCCTGCTTGGCAAGAGATCACGC
This portion of the SAR324 cluster bacterium genome encodes:
- the urtD gene encoding urea ABC transporter ATP-binding protein UrtD, whose translation is MLNESILYLDGVTVTFDGFRALNNLSILLEHGELQPIIGPNGAGKTTMMDEITGKICLDQGDVFYHNQTINLATLDESEIAQLGIVRKFQKPTVFEQQSVSDNLYLALKANRGIWAALSFKTSRTLQELVEQVLMRIRLIERQHDPAGSLSHGQKQWLEIGMLLVQDAQLLLVDEPVAGMTDAETEQTAELLQEISGTKSVMVVEHDMEFVRALDCKVSVLHEGSVLAEGTHLEVQSNATVIEVYLGR